The following are from one region of the Luteimonas sp. MC1572 genome:
- the trmB gene encoding tRNA (guanosine(46)-N7)-methyltransferase TrmB, which yields MDPFSSPGAKAPPKPFTVEDGNRRVRSFVLRQGRFTPAQQRAFDALWPRFGLDYSAAPRDFDAVFGRKAPRILEIGFGNGEALRYSVAHDPARDHIGIEVHAPGVGRLLNALAGDGNGNVRLYHHDAVEVLENEIADGSLDEVRIYFPDPWHKKRHNKRRLVNPEFAALLVRKLAGNGRLHLATDWQDYAEQMWDVLDATVGLHNRAGPRGHVPRPEWRPQTHFETRGQRLGHGVWDLLYDRDGS from the coding sequence GTGGATCCGTTCTCGAGCCCGGGCGCCAAGGCGCCGCCGAAACCGTTCACCGTGGAGGACGGCAACCGCCGCGTGCGCAGCTTCGTGCTGCGCCAGGGGCGGTTCACGCCGGCACAGCAGCGCGCGTTCGACGCGCTGTGGCCGCGCTTCGGGCTTGACTACAGCGCGGCACCGCGCGACTTCGATGCCGTGTTCGGGCGCAAGGCGCCGCGCATCCTCGAGATCGGCTTCGGCAACGGCGAGGCGCTGCGCTACTCGGTGGCCCACGATCCGGCGCGCGACCACATCGGCATCGAGGTGCACGCCCCGGGCGTGGGCCGCCTGCTCAACGCGCTCGCCGGGGACGGCAACGGCAACGTGCGCCTCTACCACCACGACGCGGTCGAGGTGCTCGAGAACGAGATCGCCGACGGCAGCCTCGACGAAGTGCGCATCTACTTTCCCGACCCCTGGCACAAGAAGCGCCACAACAAGCGTCGCCTGGTGAACCCCGAGTTCGCCGCACTGCTCGTGCGCAAGCTTGCGGGCAACGGTCGCTTGCACCTCGCGACCGATTGGCAGGACTATGCCGAGCAGATGTGGGACGTGCTCGACGCCACCGTGGGACTGCACAACCGCGCCGGTCCACGCGGCCACGTGCCGCGTCCGGAGTGGCGCCCGCAGACCCATTTCGAGACTCGCGGCCAGCGCCTGGGACACGGCGTCTGGGACTTGCTGTACGACAGGGACGGGAGCTGA
- a CDS encoding thiazole synthase, with translation MTSPDTFGDDALVIAGKRYRSRLLTGTGKFVDLDETRRATEAAAAEIVTVAIRRTNIGQSPGEPNLLDVLPPDRYTILPNTAGCYTAEEAVRTCRLARELLDGHNLTKLEVLGDQRTLFPDVVQTLKAAEQLVADGFDVMVYTSDDPILAKRLEEIGCVAVMPLAAPIGSGLGIQNRWNLLEIVENAKVPIIVDAGVGTASDAAIAMELGCHGVLMNTAIAGAREPVRMATAMRLAVEAGRHAFLAGRIPRKRYASASSPVDGLVG, from the coding sequence ATGACAAGCCCAGACACTTTTGGCGACGACGCCCTCGTCATCGCCGGCAAGCGCTACCGCTCACGCCTGCTCACCGGCACCGGCAAGTTCGTCGACCTCGACGAGACGCGTCGCGCCACCGAGGCCGCCGCCGCGGAAATCGTCACCGTCGCCATCCGCCGCACGAACATCGGGCAGTCGCCCGGCGAGCCGAACCTGCTCGACGTGCTGCCGCCCGACCGCTACACCATCCTGCCCAACACCGCCGGCTGCTACACCGCCGAAGAGGCGGTGCGCACCTGCCGCCTGGCGCGCGAGCTGCTCGACGGCCACAACCTCACCAAACTCGAGGTGCTGGGCGACCAGCGCACGCTGTTCCCTGACGTGGTGCAGACGCTCAAGGCCGCCGAACAGCTGGTCGCCGACGGCTTCGACGTGATGGTCTACACCAGCGACGACCCGATCCTGGCCAAGCGCCTGGAGGAAATCGGCTGCGTGGCGGTGATGCCGCTGGCCGCACCGATCGGCTCGGGTCTCGGCATCCAGAACCGCTGGAACCTGCTGGAGATCGTCGAGAACGCCAAGGTGCCGATCATCGTCGACGCCGGGGTGGGCACCGCGTCCGATGCCGCGATCGCCATGGAACTCGGCTGCCATGGCGTGCTGATGAACACCGCCATCGCCGGCGCGCGCGAACCGGTGCGCATGGCCACGGCGATGCGCCTGGCCGTCGAGGCCGGGCGCCACGCGTTCCTCGCCGGGCGCATCCCGCGCAAGCGCTACGCCAGCGCCTCGTCGCCGGTCGACGGCCTCGTCGGCTGA
- the thiS gene encoding sulfur carrier protein ThiS, translated as MDILLNGAPCALPGPATVLELLEREALAGRKVAVEVNGEIVPRSLHPTHLLEAGDRVEVVHALGGG; from the coding sequence ATGGACATCCTGTTGAACGGCGCCCCCTGCGCACTGCCCGGCCCGGCCACGGTGCTGGAACTCCTCGAACGCGAAGCACTCGCCGGCCGCAAGGTCGCGGTGGAGGTGAACGGCGAGATCGTGCCGCGCAGCCTGCACCCCACGCACCTGCTGGAGGCCGGCGACCGCGTCGAGGTCGTGCACGCGCTGGGCGGAGGCTAA
- a CDS encoding autotransporter domain-containing protein, which yields MSLTRPARTVLAAALALAALPALAHDQPFSQTVFFGDSLTDAGYFRPLLPANVQAVTGQFTTNPGLVWSQWLADFYGTSAGANGNGQSGSNYAAGGARNGVDVTGALGFIPSLATQTNRYLAANGGRADPNALYTVWGGANDLFAVAANPGNAQAIIGGAVAAQVGIIGTLQAAGARYILVPTIPDLGLTPAQRAQGPAAQAQGTALATMYNDALFSTLAANNLSVIPVDSFNFLREVVANPAMFGISNVTGTACMPQITAQSLTCNPTSLVSPDAPNSYLFADGVHPASGAHRAIADLAVAAIEGPRQMAVLPHSAAGTGRNRAERVAAQIGVKPEGDGSRWWTDLRGDFQRYGHGDHYDGTGPALTVGLDWTRGNLVYGAFAGYGAQGNDWGGRRGEWDQSEASLGGFAGWFGESGAWVNGQLSYTRIDFDIERQVPLGPALRTHTASTDGSNLTLAVHGGWEFGEGALRHGPVLGVTAQRIDIDGFAESDPGLSTSLAYPDQSFDSLVGSAGWQVSYAITNHLQPYARFTVDREFEDAAAQAFARSQSIAGSLAYAVPGVDYDQSYSTLTFGARTQLFGLDANIGSSLNIGQKGGKHAMVFATVGAGF from the coding sequence ATGTCGCTGACCCGCCCCGCCCGCACCGTCCTCGCCGCTGCGCTCGCCCTGGCGGCGTTGCCCGCCCTTGCACACGACCAGCCGTTCTCGCAGACCGTGTTCTTCGGCGACAGCCTGACCGACGCCGGCTACTTCCGGCCGCTGCTGCCCGCCAACGTGCAGGCCGTGACCGGCCAGTTCACCACCAACCCGGGCCTGGTCTGGTCGCAGTGGCTGGCCGATTTCTACGGCACCAGCGCAGGCGCCAATGGCAACGGACAGAGCGGCAGCAACTACGCGGCAGGCGGCGCCCGCAACGGCGTGGACGTGACCGGCGCGCTCGGCTTCATCCCGTCGCTGGCCACCCAGACCAACCGCTACCTTGCCGCCAATGGCGGGCGCGCCGATCCGAACGCCCTGTACACGGTGTGGGGTGGCGCCAACGACCTGTTCGCCGTGGCCGCAAACCCCGGCAATGCCCAGGCGATCATCGGCGGCGCGGTCGCCGCGCAGGTCGGCATCATCGGCACGCTGCAGGCGGCGGGTGCGCGCTACATCCTGGTACCCACCATCCCCGACCTCGGCCTGACCCCCGCGCAGCGTGCGCAGGGGCCCGCCGCGCAGGCGCAGGGCACCGCGCTGGCAACGATGTACAACGATGCGCTGTTCTCCACGCTCGCGGCCAACAACCTGAGCGTGATCCCGGTCGACAGCTTCAATTTCCTGCGCGAAGTGGTCGCCAACCCGGCCATGTTCGGCATCAGCAATGTCACCGGCACCGCGTGCATGCCGCAGATCACCGCGCAGTCGCTGACCTGCAACCCGACCAGCCTGGTCAGCCCGGATGCGCCCAACAGCTACCTGTTCGCCGACGGCGTGCATCCGGCCAGCGGCGCGCACCGCGCGATCGCCGACCTCGCTGTCGCCGCGATCGAAGGCCCGCGCCAGATGGCCGTGCTGCCGCATTCGGCCGCCGGCACCGGCCGCAACCGCGCGGAGCGCGTGGCGGCGCAGATCGGCGTGAAGCCCGAGGGCGACGGCAGCCGCTGGTGGACCGACCTGCGCGGCGACTTCCAGCGCTACGGCCACGGTGACCATTACGACGGCACCGGCCCGGCGCTGACGGTGGGGCTGGACTGGACGCGCGGCAACCTGGTGTATGGCGCGTTCGCGGGCTACGGCGCGCAGGGCAACGACTGGGGCGGCCGCCGCGGCGAGTGGGACCAGTCCGAAGCCAGCCTGGGCGGGTTTGCCGGCTGGTTCGGCGAGTCCGGCGCCTGGGTCAACGGCCAGCTCAGCTACACGCGCATCGATTTCGACATCGAGCGCCAGGTGCCGCTCGGCCCGGCGCTGCGCACGCACACGGCGTCGACCGATGGCAGCAACCTCACGCTCGCCGTGCACGGCGGCTGGGAATTCGGCGAAGGCGCGCTGCGCCACGGCCCGGTGCTGGGCGTGACCGCGCAGCGCATCGACATCGACGGTTTCGCCGAAAGCGACCCCGGCCTGTCGACCTCGCTGGCGTACCCCGACCAGTCGTTCGATTCGCTGGTCGGCAGCGCCGGGTGGCAGGTCTCCTACGCGATCACCAACCACCTGCAGCCGTATGCGCGCTTCACCGTGGACCGCGAGTTCGAAGACGCCGCGGCCCAGGCGTTCGCGCGCTCGCAGTCGATCGCCGGTTCGCTGGCGTATGCCGTGCCCGGCGTGGACTACGACCAGAGTTACAGCACGCTGACATTCGGTGCGCGCACGCAACTGTTCGGCCTCGATGCCAACATCGGCAGCAGCCTGAACATCGGCCAGAAGGGCGGCAAGCACGCGATGGTGTTCGCCACGGTCGGCGCGGGCTTCTGA
- the rimK gene encoding 30S ribosomal protein S6--L-glutamate ligase: protein MKFAILSRNGKLYSTRRLVEAARLRGHSVRVLDPLRCYMRIGVDGFTMHYKGRPLAGYGAVIPRIGTSINRYGNAVLHQFELMGCHTPNPSAANMAARDKLRCHQLLAAKGIDMPVTVFGDNPDDTVDLLAMLGPPPHVIKLNEGTQGAGVMLTEKPSASRSVVEALRGLYANFLVQEFIAEAEGADLRCFVVGNEVVAAMRRQAPVGDFRANLHRGGEAEAVEVTAEQADVAVRAAQGLGLGVAGVDLVLSARGPLVLEVNASPGLEGIERSSGVDVAGRIIEFVAAAAASDRPAPSPRRRPKGHLTEA from the coding sequence ATGAAATTCGCCATCCTTTCGCGCAACGGCAAGCTGTACTCGACGCGCAGGCTGGTCGAGGCCGCGCGCCTGCGCGGCCACAGCGTGCGCGTGCTCGATCCGCTGCGCTGCTACATGCGCATCGGCGTGGACGGCTTCACCATGCACTACAAGGGCCGGCCGCTGGCCGGTTACGGCGCGGTGATCCCGCGCATCGGCACCTCGATCAACCGCTACGGCAACGCCGTACTGCACCAGTTCGAACTGATGGGCTGCCACACGCCCAATCCGTCGGCCGCCAACATGGCCGCGCGCGACAAGCTGCGCTGCCACCAGCTGCTGGCGGCCAAGGGCATCGACATGCCGGTCACCGTGTTCGGCGACAACCCGGACGACACCGTCGACCTGCTCGCCATGCTCGGCCCGCCGCCGCACGTCATCAAGCTCAACGAAGGCACCCAGGGTGCGGGCGTGATGCTTACCGAGAAGCCGTCGGCCTCGCGCAGCGTGGTCGAGGCGCTGCGTGGCCTGTACGCGAACTTCCTGGTGCAGGAATTCATCGCCGAGGCCGAGGGCGCCGACCTGCGCTGCTTCGTGGTGGGCAACGAGGTGGTCGCGGCCATGCGCCGCCAGGCGCCCGTCGGCGACTTCCGCGCCAACCTGCACCGCGGCGGCGAGGCCGAGGCGGTCGAGGTCACCGCCGAGCAGGCCGACGTGGCGGTGCGTGCCGCGCAGGGGCTGGGACTTGGGGTGGCCGGGGTGGACCTGGTGCTGTCGGCACGCGGCCCGCTGGTGCTCGAGGTCAACGCCTCGCCGGGCCTCGAAGGCATCGAACGTTCCAGTGGTGTTGATGTCGCGGGTCGGATCATCGAATTCGTTGCAGCAGCGGCGGCCTCGGACCGGCCTGCGCCTTCGCCACGCCGCCGTCCGAAGGGTCATTTAACGGAAGCTTAG
- a CDS encoding response regulator transcription factor, with product MRILVIEDNQDIAANLGDYLEDRGHTVDFAADGVTGLHLAVVHDFDAVVLDLNLPGMDGLEVCRKLRNEARKQTPVLMLTARDTLDNKLAGFDSGADDYLVKPFALQEVEVRLNALARRGKGVQTRVLDVADLEYNLDTLEVRRGGKLLQLNPTALKILQSLMEAAPAVVTRQELETRVWGEELPDSDSLRVHIHGLRAVIDKPFPTQLVQTRHGIGYRIAAPDVAT from the coding sequence ATGCGCATCCTCGTGATCGAAGACAACCAGGACATCGCCGCCAATCTCGGCGACTACCTCGAGGACCGCGGGCATACGGTCGATTTCGCCGCCGACGGCGTCACCGGCCTGCATCTGGCGGTGGTGCACGATTTCGACGCGGTGGTGCTCGACCTCAACCTGCCGGGCATGGACGGGCTGGAGGTCTGCCGCAAGCTGCGCAACGAGGCGCGCAAGCAGACCCCGGTGCTGATGCTCACCGCCCGCGACACGCTCGACAACAAGCTGGCCGGCTTCGATTCGGGCGCCGACGACTACCTGGTCAAGCCGTTCGCGCTGCAGGAGGTCGAGGTGCGCCTGAACGCGCTGGCGCGCCGCGGCAAGGGCGTGCAGACGCGCGTGCTCGACGTCGCCGACCTGGAATACAACCTCGATACTCTCGAAGTCCGTCGCGGCGGCAAGCTGCTGCAGCTCAACCCCACCGCGCTGAAGATCCTGCAGTCGCTGATGGAGGCCGCGCCGGCGGTGGTCACCCGCCAGGAGCTGGAGACCCGTGTCTGGGGCGAGGAGCTTCCGGATTCGGACAGCCTGCGCGTGCACATCCACGGCCTGCGCGCGGTGATCGACAAGCCGTTCCCCACCCAGCTGGTGCAGACGCGCCACGGCATCGGCTACCGGATCGCCGCGCCCGATGTCGCAACCTGA
- a CDS encoding HAMP domain-containing sensor histidine kinase: MSQPEGAVQAPAAGGPRRYRRRLRSRIILSFALLGLALTAMFAIAAAYVGAVVEDQAVGSVLKSNVDEYAQRFYVDRSAEWAPLSNVRAIVYGPGKLQNVPPDWAELETGVYNITGEEGGESFVYRLVVKKDADYWFFLAQDMTNTAEVRARIKLILIAAVIAFTILAGLIGWWSASRVMRPVSELANRLNVSGDSARPGPLAPHFPDDEVGELATALDDYAARLTEVVQRDREFNADVSHELRTPLAVIRGAIELLLSRPDLDDKTRARLQRIQRAEQQCTDLISALLLLSRAERGHGTTDVCRVAEQLLDAHRAQLGGKDLVLRLEGGPGRLVVDAPESAVSVALGNLIGNAIKYTNSGEVVARLHDDAIDVIDSGPGLSAEDAARLFERGYRGSHAEHTHGGGIGLSIVRRLCRLYGWQVRVVPGAERGVVATLRFSDDSGEDARA, translated from the coding sequence ATGTCGCAACCTGAGGGCGCCGTACAGGCGCCGGCGGCGGGCGGTCCGCGGCGCTATCGCCGCCGCCTGCGCAGCCGCATCATCCTGTCGTTCGCGCTGCTCGGGCTGGCGCTGACGGCGATGTTCGCGATCGCCGCCGCCTACGTCGGCGCGGTGGTCGAAGACCAGGCGGTCGGCAGCGTGCTGAAGAGCAACGTCGACGAATACGCGCAGCGCTTCTACGTCGACCGCTCCGCCGAATGGGCGCCGCTCAGCAACGTGCGCGCCATCGTCTACGGGCCCGGCAAGCTGCAGAACGTGCCGCCGGACTGGGCCGAACTCGAGACCGGCGTGTACAACATCACCGGCGAGGAGGGCGGCGAGTCCTTCGTCTACCGCCTGGTGGTGAAGAAGGATGCCGACTACTGGTTCTTCCTCGCCCAGGACATGACCAACACCGCCGAGGTGCGCGCGCGGATCAAGCTGATCCTGATCGCCGCGGTGATCGCGTTCACCATCCTGGCCGGACTGATCGGCTGGTGGTCGGCGTCGCGGGTGATGCGGCCGGTGTCGGAGCTGGCGAACCGGCTCAACGTGTCCGGCGACAGCGCGCGGCCCGGGCCGCTGGCGCCGCACTTTCCCGATGACGAGGTCGGCGAACTCGCCACCGCGCTCGACGACTACGCTGCGCGCCTCACCGAGGTCGTGCAGCGCGACCGCGAGTTCAATGCCGACGTCAGCCACGAGCTGCGCACGCCGCTGGCGGTGATCCGCGGCGCGATCGAACTGCTGCTGTCACGCCCTGACCTGGACGACAAGACCCGGGCGCGCCTGCAGCGCATCCAGCGCGCCGAGCAGCAGTGCACCGACCTGATCAGCGCCCTGCTGCTGCTGTCGCGCGCCGAGCGCGGCCACGGCACCACCGATGTCTGCCGCGTCGCCGAGCAACTGCTCGATGCGCACCGCGCGCAGCTCGGCGGCAAGGACCTGGTGCTGCGGCTTGAGGGCGGGCCGGGGCGCCTGGTGGTCGACGCACCCGAGTCCGCGGTGTCGGTGGCGCTGGGCAACCTGATCGGCAACGCCATCAAGTACACCAACTCCGGCGAGGTGGTCGCGCGGCTGCACGACGACGCGATCGACGTCATCGATTCCGGCCCCGGCCTCAGCGCCGAGGATGCGGCACGGCTGTTCGAGCGCGGCTACCGCGGCAGCCATGCCGAACACACGCACGGCGGCGGCATCGGTCTTTCGATCGTGCGCCGCCTGTGCCGGCTCTATGGCTGGCAGGTGCGGGTGGTGCCGGGCGCGGAGCGCGGCGTGGTCGCCACGCTGCGCTTCAGCGACGACAGCGGCGAGGACGCCCGCGCCTGA
- a CDS encoding branched-chain amino acid transaminase: MQQYPEWIWQNGAIKRWADATTHVMSHALHYGSSVFEGIRAYSTPSGTAIFRLNDHTRRLHASARIYEMAIPYTADEINAACHEVINRNNLERAYLRPVAWRGLGGFGLSAETPIDVAVAAWHMGPYLGEGALTEGIDACVSSWQRFAPNTIPAGAKAGGNYLSGQLVAREARRLGFGEGIALASTGLLSEGAGENLFLVFDGALHTTPVSAALLNGITRDSIIRLARDAGIEVIERDLPREYLYLCDELFMCGTAAEITPIRSVDGRQIGAGRAGPVTLRLQELFFGLFDGRTPDRHGWLQPLQS, encoded by the coding sequence ATGCAGCAGTACCCCGAATGGATCTGGCAGAACGGCGCCATCAAGCGCTGGGCCGACGCCACCACCCACGTCATGTCGCACGCCCTGCACTACGGCTCGTCGGTGTTCGAAGGCATCCGCGCGTACAGCACGCCGTCGGGTACGGCGATCTTCCGCCTGAACGACCACACCCGCCGCCTGCACGCGTCGGCACGGATCTACGAGATGGCCATCCCCTACACCGCCGACGAGATCAACGCCGCCTGCCACGAGGTGATCAACCGCAACAATCTGGAGCGCGCCTACCTGCGCCCGGTGGCGTGGCGCGGGCTGGGCGGGTTCGGCCTGTCGGCGGAAACGCCGATCGACGTCGCGGTCGCCGCCTGGCACATGGGTCCCTACCTCGGCGAGGGCGCGCTCACCGAGGGCATCGATGCCTGCGTGTCCAGCTGGCAGCGCTTCGCGCCCAACACCATTCCGGCCGGTGCCAAGGCCGGCGGCAACTACCTGTCCGGGCAGCTGGTGGCGCGCGAGGCGCGGCGTCTCGGCTTCGGCGAAGGCATCGCGCTGGCGTCCACCGGGCTGCTGAGCGAGGGCGCCGGCGAGAACCTGTTCCTGGTGTTCGACGGCGCGCTGCACACCACCCCGGTGAGCGCCGCGCTGCTCAACGGCATCACCCGCGACTCGATCATCCGCCTGGCGCGCGATGCCGGCATCGAGGTGATCGAACGCGACCTGCCGCGCGAATACCTGTACCTGTGCGACGAGCTGTTCATGTGCGGCACCGCCGCCGAAATCACCCCCATCCGCTCGGTCGACGGCCGCCAGATCGGTGCCGGTCGCGCCGGCCCGGTCACGCTGCGCCTGCAGGAGCTGTTCTTCGGCCTGTTCGACGGCCGCACCCCGGACCGCCACGGCTGGCTGCAGCCGCTGCAGTCCTGA
- a CDS encoding DUF4124 domain-containing protein, which translates to MSYPIQRVAAGALSVAFVLALGPTLPAIAQVHRCTTEDGGTLYSDRPCAAFGATENIAPAAGAAAPGTRYRGGCSRRLQDLVFEVTTAIESGDTNRLAASYHWPGHSTRGGNATIDRLDAIVRRPLLNITALRPAETVVVADPATMAHAGTGPAATGWSLSGTSADAAAAEAARLAADHATLRAPQRPVALRIDQVLADGITPSRTTFGLRRHMDCWWVTL; encoded by the coding sequence ATGTCGTATCCGATCCAACGCGTGGCCGCCGGCGCGCTGTCCGTCGCCTTCGTCCTGGCGCTGGGCCCCACGCTCCCGGCCATCGCGCAGGTGCACCGCTGCACCACCGAAGACGGCGGCACGCTCTACAGCGACCGCCCCTGCGCCGCCTTCGGCGCGACCGAGAACATCGCACCGGCCGCAGGCGCGGCGGCGCCCGGCACACGCTACCGCGGCGGCTGTTCGCGTCGCCTGCAGGACCTGGTGTTCGAGGTGACCACCGCCATCGAATCCGGCGACACCAACCGCCTCGCGGCCAGCTACCACTGGCCCGGCCATTCCACCCGCGGCGGCAACGCCACGATCGACCGCCTCGATGCCATCGTCCGCCGCCCGCTGCTCAACATCACCGCGCTGCGGCCGGCCGAAACCGTGGTCGTGGCCGACCCCGCGACGATGGCGCACGCCGGCACCGGTCCGGCCGCGACCGGCTGGTCGCTGTCCGGCACGTCCGCCGACGCGGCCGCGGCCGAAGCGGCGCGCCTCGCGGCCGACCACGCCACGCTGCGCGCCCCGCAACGCCCGGTGGCGCTGCGCATCGACCAGGTGCTGGCGGACGGCATCACGCCATCGCGCACCACGTTCGGGCTGCGCCGGCACATGGACTGCTGGTGGGTGACGCTGTGA
- the metF gene encoding methylenetetrahydrofolate reductase [NAD(P)H] — MTPISFEFYPPKNDEQRAQLERTAARLAPHAPEYVSCTFGAGGSTLSYTGDTIRGLLAQGFDAAPHLSCVGGTRDEIAALLVEYRSAGCRRIVALRGDLPSGMGHPGDLRYASDLVEFIRAEHGDHFRVDVACYPETHPQAEDALADLRHFKAKVDAGADGAISQYFYNADAYFRFVDAVRKLGVEVPVAAGIMPISNFSQLRRFSESCGAEIPRWLAKRMVAYGDDAESVRALGADFVADLCRRLVDGGAPSLHFYTLNLARPTLAVLDAMA; from the coding sequence ATGACCCCGATCAGCTTCGAGTTCTACCCGCCGAAGAACGACGAGCAGCGCGCGCAGCTCGAACGCACCGCCGCCAGGCTCGCGCCGCATGCGCCGGAATACGTGTCCTGCACGTTCGGTGCCGGCGGCTCCACGTTGAGCTACACCGGCGACACCATCCGCGGGCTGCTGGCGCAGGGCTTCGACGCGGCGCCGCACCTGTCCTGCGTCGGCGGCACCCGCGATGAAATCGCCGCACTGCTTGTCGAGTACCGGAGCGCCGGCTGCCGCCGCATCGTCGCGCTGCGCGGTGACCTGCCTTCGGGCATGGGCCATCCCGGCGACCTTCGCTATGCGTCGGACCTGGTGGAGTTCATCCGCGCCGAGCACGGCGACCATTTCCGCGTCGACGTCGCCTGCTATCCGGAGACCCACCCGCAGGCCGAGGATGCGCTGGCCGACCTGCGCCACTTCAAGGCCAAGGTCGATGCCGGCGCCGACGGCGCGATCAGCCAGTATTTCTACAACGCCGATGCCTACTTCCGCTTCGTCGATGCGGTGCGCAAGCTGGGCGTGGAGGTGCCGGTGGCGGCCGGCATCATGCCGATCTCGAACTTCAGCCAGCTGCGGCGCTTCTCGGAATCCTGCGGCGCGGAGATCCCGCGCTGGCTGGCCAAGCGCATGGTGGCCTATGGCGACGACGCCGAGAGCGTGCGCGCGCTGGGCGCGGACTTCGTCGCCGACCTGTGCCGGCGGCTGGTGGACGGCGGCGCGCCATCGCTGCATTTCTATACGCTCAACCTGGCGCGGCCCACGCTGGCCGTCCTCGACGCCATGGCCTGA
- a CDS encoding patatin-like phospholipase family protein has product MNPQPAAKTAFVLAGGGSLGAVQVGMLQALAQHGVVPDFVVGASVGALNGACYAADPGEAGIARLERIWLRLRRVDIFPLTLRGMALGLLGRRDHLARPDRLRALIGSGLPCQRLEDTRLPCHVVATDVLDGTEVVLSSGDATAALQASTALPAVFPPVTIAARALMDGGIASNTPIAAALALGATKMFVLPTGSSCALPAPPPGALAMALHALNLLAMRQLLADIDRFADRCELVVIPPLCPLAVHAYDFSQTATLIARAEAATREWLAAGTRHEDPRWALLPHRHHPAAATG; this is encoded by the coding sequence ATGAACCCGCAGCCCGCCGCGAAGACCGCGTTCGTGCTCGCCGGCGGCGGCAGCCTCGGCGCGGTGCAGGTGGGCATGCTCCAGGCGCTGGCGCAACACGGCGTGGTGCCCGACTTCGTGGTCGGGGCGTCGGTGGGCGCGCTCAATGGCGCCTGCTATGCGGCCGACCCCGGCGAGGCTGGCATCGCACGGCTTGAACGCATCTGGCTGCGGCTGCGCCGCGTCGACATCTTCCCGTTGACGCTGCGTGGCATGGCCCTGGGCCTGTTGGGCCGGCGCGATCACCTCGCCCGACCGGACCGGCTGCGCGCACTGATCGGATCCGGGCTTCCCTGCCAACGGCTGGAGGACACGCGCCTGCCGTGCCACGTCGTCGCCACCGACGTGCTCGACGGCACCGAGGTGGTGCTGTCCTCGGGCGACGCCACTGCGGCGCTGCAGGCGAGCACGGCACTACCGGCGGTCTTCCCGCCGGTCACCATCGCCGCGCGCGCGCTGATGGACGGCGGCATCGCCAGCAACACACCGATCGCCGCGGCGCTGGCGCTGGGCGCCACGAAGATGTTCGTGCTCCCGACCGGATCCTCCTGCGCGCTGCCGGCACCGCCGCCGGGCGCGCTCGCCATGGCCCTGCATGCGCTGAACCTTCTGGCGATGCGCCAGCTGCTTGCGGACATCGACCGGTTCGCCGACCGCTGCGAGCTGGTCGTCATCCCGCCGCTGTGTCCGCTCGCCGTCCATGCCTACGATTTCTCGCAGACCGCCACGCTGATCGCCCGGGCCGAAGCGGCGACCCGCGAGTGGCTGGCCGCCGGGACACGCCATGAGGATCCGCGCTGGGCGCTGCTGCCCCATCGCCACCACCCGGCAGCGGCGACCGGCTGA